One part of the Streptomyces ferrugineus genome encodes these proteins:
- a CDS encoding ParB N-terminal domain-containing protein — MTETIARPPRFIAYVPLTDLTPAARNPKRHELELIIASIDMHGLVEIPVVDERTQQTLHGHGRRESLIEMQSRGMRAPSGIAIDEDGGWLVPILRGWSSKNDAEAEALAIKLNRLPGEGGWDPRELAEVLEDLATNEAELFDSLAIPHEEIDKMLGQVDPETLPGGGREDETPLLHLPDDGERDGDKLSPDGEGRAPHATCPACGHMFTSSR, encoded by the coding sequence GTGACCGAGACGATCGCCAGGCCGCCGCGCTTCATCGCCTACGTGCCGCTCACCGACCTGACACCGGCGGCCCGTAACCCGAAGCGGCACGAACTCGAGCTCATCATCGCGTCGATCGACATGCACGGCCTAGTGGAGATACCAGTCGTCGACGAGCGCACCCAGCAAACCCTCCACGGCCACGGCCGCCGTGAGTCCCTGATCGAGATGCAGTCCCGCGGCATGCGCGCGCCGAGCGGCATCGCCATCGACGAGGACGGCGGCTGGCTCGTTCCCATCCTGCGCGGCTGGTCATCGAAGAACGATGCCGAAGCCGAGGCCCTGGCCATCAAGTTGAACCGACTGCCCGGCGAGGGCGGATGGGACCCCCGCGAACTCGCCGAGGTCCTCGAGGACCTAGCCACCAACGAGGCGGAGCTGTTCGACTCCCTAGCCATCCCGCACGAAGAGATCGACAAGATGCTCGGCCAGGTCGACCCCGAGACCCTCCCCGGCGGCGGCCGCGAGGACGAGACGCCCCTGCTCCACCTGCCCGACGACGGAGAACGCGACGGCGACAAGCTCAGCCCCGACGGCGAGGGCCGCGCTCCCCACGCCACGTGCCCCGCGTGCGGGCACATGTTCACCTCCAGCCGCTGA
- a CDS encoding helix-turn-helix domain-containing protein codes for MTTTATDRSRNFSDRAHRILFELAMHPDGEWVGVTSIYTSLGLNSHEVRGALTELRNAGMAERKRRYVRDEKTGRRTHRTYFRLTDTTSEASA; via the coding sequence ATGACCACGACTGCGACCGACCGGAGTCGGAACTTCTCCGACCGAGCGCACCGCATTCTTTTCGAGCTCGCCATGCATCCCGACGGCGAGTGGGTCGGCGTGACGTCCATCTACACCAGTCTCGGGCTGAACTCTCACGAGGTTCGCGGCGCCCTCACCGAACTGCGCAACGCGGGCATGGCCGAGAGGAAACGGCGCTACGTGCGCGACGAAAAGACCGGCCGCCGGACACACCGCACCTACTTCCGCCTGACCGACACCACCAGCGAGGCATCCGCATGA
- a CDS encoding DUF2637 domain-containing protein, giving the protein MSKAAASWGFTEPWVLPTAIDSAIPVFTGAYLFLIRMDMPLWWARLVPWALSLVTCALNVASGDSLWSKVAHGAMSLLWVAVSEIAAHTYAVRIGAATGRRRMDKVRRSRWFLDPVATFLLWRRMQLWELSSYDKALELEQERLEYRALLRSKFGRAWRRKAPVESLLPLQLVRHGRPLRETAAAGLLAAGIEPTGIFASAPEPPVLPAPALPVPGVPVVPAPAKPPTPSVLPAVKKPRPVAVTAPAQQGGIPQWSTEGELYEIIKDVIDNGRRDVFNGPLTGRAIGLVLGKHEGEGRKVRSRLIKTYAATKGISIPDKATMNQVFALFGQALTPANP; this is encoded by the coding sequence GTGTCCAAGGCGGCCGCGTCCTGGGGCTTCACCGAACCGTGGGTCCTGCCCACCGCCATCGACTCAGCCATCCCCGTCTTCACCGGGGCGTATCTCTTTCTCATCCGTATGGACATGCCGCTGTGGTGGGCGCGGCTCGTTCCCTGGGCCCTGAGCCTGGTCACCTGCGCGCTGAACGTCGCCTCCGGCGACTCCCTGTGGTCCAAGGTCGCCCACGGGGCCATGTCCCTGCTCTGGGTCGCCGTCTCCGAGATCGCCGCGCACACATACGCCGTCCGCATCGGCGCGGCCACCGGCCGCCGCCGGATGGACAAGGTGCGGCGGTCCCGTTGGTTTCTCGACCCTGTGGCCACCTTCCTGCTCTGGCGCCGCATGCAGTTGTGGGAGCTGTCGTCGTACGACAAGGCCCTCGAGCTCGAGCAGGAACGGCTCGAGTACCGGGCGCTGCTGCGTAGCAAGTTCGGTCGGGCCTGGCGCAGGAAGGCGCCCGTCGAATCGCTGCTTCCGCTGCAGCTCGTCCGCCACGGCCGCCCACTCAGGGAGACAGCCGCCGCCGGCCTGCTCGCAGCGGGCATCGAGCCCACAGGCATCTTCGCCTCAGCACCTGAGCCGCCCGTGCTTCCGGCCCCGGCCCTTCCGGTTCCGGGGGTGCCCGTCGTGCCCGCCCCGGCCAAGCCCCCGACTCCGTCCGTTCTGCCAGCCGTCAAAAAGCCCCGCCCCGTCGCGGTCACCGCGCCTGCGCAGCAGGGCGGCATCCCGCAGTGGAGTACCGAAGGTGAGCTGTACGAGATCATCAAGGACGTCATCGACAACGGCCGCCGGGACGTGTTCAACGGACCGCTGACCGGCAGGGCGATCGGCCTGGTGCTCGGCAAGCACGAGGGCGAGGGGCGTAAGGTCCGTAGCCGCCTCATCAAGACCTATGCGGCGACGAAGGGCATCAGCATCCCGGACAAGGCCACCATGAACCAGGTCTTCGCCTTGTTTGGCCAAGCGCTGACGCCAGCCAACCCGTAG
- a CDS encoding ATP-binding protein, producing MSVTTDTRAPAPARGLNALGDLSAHLLGVLERGGADMSQLGVPAQPEPEDGLWEDVAVPQARARRNIWRNSILDASHDEYLSFRLDHLDENQKPNTLRKWLKSLVEAKKLGARPSHLNLIMTGNIGSGKTAGAITIGNEAAERGLWTLFVKHATYLTWRRPDSAPRNLKAWEVRKQFVECDLLILDELCGEMDMTATEFARRETIDLIESRIASGRPTAYTTNLRSRRQPGSQGMGVVDILGERLLSRLESSAHLVKVVGPDRRKPAKPLDW from the coding sequence ATGTCGGTCACCACGGACACCCGAGCCCCCGCTCCGGCGCGCGGCCTGAACGCCCTTGGAGATTTGAGCGCTCATCTCCTCGGTGTCCTCGAGCGCGGCGGCGCCGACATGTCCCAACTCGGCGTGCCCGCCCAGCCCGAGCCGGAGGACGGCCTCTGGGAAGACGTGGCCGTACCGCAGGCCCGCGCGCGGCGGAACATATGGCGGAACAGCATCCTCGATGCCTCGCACGACGAGTACCTGTCGTTTCGGCTCGACCACCTGGACGAGAACCAGAAGCCGAACACGCTTCGGAAGTGGCTCAAGTCGCTGGTGGAGGCTAAGAAGCTCGGTGCGCGGCCGTCGCACCTCAACCTGATCATGACGGGCAACATCGGCAGTGGGAAGACAGCCGGGGCAATAACGATCGGCAACGAGGCAGCGGAGCGGGGCCTGTGGACCCTGTTCGTCAAGCATGCCACCTACCTGACTTGGCGGCGCCCGGACTCTGCACCACGCAACTTGAAGGCATGGGAGGTGCGCAAGCAGTTCGTGGAATGCGACCTGCTCATCCTCGACGAGCTTTGTGGCGAGATGGACATGACTGCCACCGAGTTCGCTCGCAGGGAGACCATCGACCTGATCGAATCCCGGATCGCGTCCGGTCGGCCCACGGCGTACACCACGAACCTGCGCAGCCGCAGGCAGCCGGGCAGTCAGGGCATGGGCGTGGTGGACATCCTGGGGGAGCGGCTGCTTTCCCGGCTCGAGTCCTCCGCCCACCTGGTGAAGGTCGTGGGCCCGGACAGGCGGAAGCCGGCGAAGCCGCTCGACTGGTGA
- a CDS encoding peptidoglycan-binding protein: MTIKIISRATWGAKPWNGAPATVSLSKRTEFFVHYDGGTPITRTGYAIMRAIEAGHINQGWSGVGYNFVIDQAGNIYEGRGWTLQGAHCPNHNISGIGVQIAIGGDQAPSAKALAACRALYEEACRKTGRTLAKRGHRDGFATACPGTRLYTWVQAGMPAGDYDAAPDPGGSLPGSGSSSGAARYQVTINGLAYGYGAKGTQVTKVGQALVRKGFSRHYTSGPGPTWTDADTLNYQDFQESLGYSGTAADGVPGKTSLKKLLGTLPSKVTAKPTPPFPGRGKFGPGKSNASVTLLGQQLVRKGFGRFYTQGPGPRWSDADRKNVEAFQRAQGWTGSDADGIPGPETWKRLFA; encoded by the coding sequence ATGACCATCAAGATCATCTCTCGCGCCACCTGGGGCGCTAAGCCCTGGAACGGCGCCCCGGCCACCGTTTCGCTGTCGAAGCGCACCGAGTTCTTCGTCCACTACGACGGCGGCACCCCGATCACCCGCACCGGCTACGCCATCATGCGCGCCATCGAGGCCGGGCACATCAACCAGGGCTGGTCCGGCGTCGGCTACAACTTCGTCATCGACCAGGCCGGGAACATCTACGAGGGTCGGGGCTGGACCCTGCAGGGCGCCCACTGCCCCAACCACAACATCAGCGGCATCGGTGTCCAGATCGCCATCGGCGGCGACCAGGCGCCCAGCGCCAAGGCGCTCGCCGCGTGCCGTGCCCTGTACGAGGAGGCGTGCAGGAAGACCGGACGCACGCTGGCCAAGCGCGGTCACCGCGACGGGTTCGCAACCGCGTGCCCCGGCACCAGGCTCTACACCTGGGTGCAGGCGGGCATGCCGGCCGGAGACTACGACGCGGCGCCGGACCCGGGCGGCTCTCTCCCGGGCAGCGGCTCGAGCTCCGGGGCCGCCCGCTACCAGGTCACCATCAACGGCCTGGCGTACGGCTACGGCGCCAAGGGCACTCAGGTCACCAAGGTCGGCCAGGCCCTGGTGAGGAAGGGGTTCAGCAGGCACTACACCAGCGGGCCGGGCCCCACGTGGACGGACGCCGACACCCTGAACTACCAGGACTTCCAGGAGTCCCTCGGCTACTCCGGCACGGCGGCGGACGGTGTCCCCGGCAAGACGTCCCTCAAGAAGCTGCTGGGCACCCTGCCGTCCAAGGTCACGGCGAAGCCGACGCCCCCGTTCCCGGGCCGGGGCAAGTTCGGGCCCGGCAAGAGCAACGCGAGCGTCACCCTGCTCGGGCAGCAGCTCGTCCGGAAGGGCTTCGGCAGGTTCTACACCCAGGGACCTGGCCCGAGGTGGTCCGACGCCGACCGCAAGAACGTCGAGGCCTTCCAGCGTGCCCAGGGCTGGACCGGTAGCGACGCCGACGGCATCCCGGGGCCCGAGACCTGGAAGCGCCTGTTCGCCTGA
- a CDS encoding RNA polymerase sigma factor, with protein MTDILEALVARAVAGGDDGADAIGALYDELNDTVYHWVRFYIRDGHVAEDLCQEVWLKVAQNISKYRAGTCLLAWLRTITKNTALDYLRSVQRRPSEVLYADHLELDRPRFDQNPEEHAERRALAQAVAYHLQKLRHEQRQVLILRFFDGLTPGQTAQIMGKSDGAVRTLTVRALRKLAAVMPAGESSSELVEELLSAAAGGHRVVGTRVDAREARVHVATR; from the coding sequence GTGACCGACATTCTGGAGGCCCTGGTCGCACGCGCCGTAGCAGGCGGGGACGACGGGGCTGACGCCATTGGGGCGTTATACGACGAGCTCAATGACACCGTGTACCACTGGGTGCGGTTCTACATCCGGGACGGACACGTCGCGGAGGATTTGTGTCAGGAAGTGTGGCTGAAGGTCGCCCAGAACATCAGCAAGTACCGCGCGGGGACGTGTCTGCTGGCCTGGCTGCGCACGATCACTAAGAACACCGCGCTTGACTACCTGCGCTCGGTGCAGCGGCGCCCCTCGGAAGTGCTGTACGCCGACCACCTTGAGCTCGACCGGCCGCGCTTCGATCAGAACCCGGAAGAGCACGCCGAACGGCGCGCACTGGCCCAGGCTGTTGCCTATCACCTGCAAAAATTGCGCCATGAGCAGCGGCAGGTCCTGATCCTGCGGTTCTTCGACGGGCTAACTCCGGGGCAGACTGCGCAGATCATGGGGAAGTCGGATGGCGCTGTCCGTACCCTCACGGTGCGAGCGCTGCGCAAGCTCGCCGCAGTCATGCCGGCAGGGGAGTCGTCTTCCGAATTGGTCGAAGAGCTGCTGTCGGCGGCAGCGGGCGGACATAGAGTTGTCGGAACACGGGTTGATGCACGAGAGGCGAGGGTGCATGTCGCGACGCGCTGA
- a CDS encoding DEAD/DEAH box helicase family protein, with protein sequence MILLAGAEKTGKSRLAAEGTASELLGMTLWIEIGGSEGTADYYGRLPGANYEIVNHDGSYQDILDAVRWAVAQPPAVEGKRNMIVLDNFTNLWDMLSDEQALYARWRAEKKANEQRRRGPNPDLPVTVDPDLWNRAKDRWGEILWHLRRHSGPVILIARQELVTAFENDKPTRDKTRKTKAEKNLPAAVDAIVELHALGEAYLTGVRTLHWDVMPGQSERFEDFSIDALLRRMGFQEAAAARQVTEARPEAYLDEQQRQRPQQNQQQRQRPPQQRQAPAQRGERPKLTGDQAVELIRRALADESNPEAELQGVRETWGIVTLQQIPTRTQQWGEMSADDLITRSLAYAKGRAEWKRQQSADGQAEQTSAPAAPPPGAAAADGAREHQVHEESEPPADDDAPPPPDPQAEEPPLDESPEDTSAAEEPQDVPAARPPAVPRAPRRPRNEAIALRALNAEADVQARIKMMTVGEHLEPISEAGDPPMTVLRDYLQQHRPAIIAQLEQEGHTELAAYYRNAPTVDPQIQEKFAPYFAGAPAGQ encoded by the coding sequence ATGATCCTCCTTGCGGGGGCTGAGAAGACCGGCAAGAGCCGTCTTGCTGCTGAGGGCACCGCCTCCGAGTTGCTCGGTATGACCTTGTGGATCGAGATCGGGGGCTCGGAGGGAACCGCCGACTACTACGGCCGACTCCCCGGGGCCAACTACGAGATCGTCAACCACGATGGCAGCTACCAGGACATCCTCGACGCCGTCCGTTGGGCCGTCGCCCAGCCGCCCGCCGTCGAGGGCAAGCGGAACATGATCGTGCTGGACAACTTCACGAACCTGTGGGACATGCTCAGCGACGAGCAGGCCCTTTACGCCCGGTGGAGGGCGGAGAAGAAGGCGAACGAGCAGCGCCGCCGCGGCCCCAACCCCGACCTCCCCGTCACCGTGGACCCCGACCTGTGGAACCGGGCGAAGGACCGGTGGGGCGAGATCCTGTGGCATCTGCGGCGGCACTCCGGCCCCGTGATCCTCATAGCCCGCCAGGAACTCGTCACCGCGTTCGAGAACGACAAGCCCACCCGGGACAAGACCCGCAAGACCAAGGCGGAGAAGAACCTCCCGGCCGCGGTCGACGCCATCGTTGAGCTCCACGCCCTGGGGGAGGCGTACCTGACTGGCGTCCGTACGCTGCACTGGGATGTCATGCCCGGCCAGAGCGAGCGGTTCGAGGATTTCAGCATCGACGCCCTGCTACGCCGCATGGGCTTCCAGGAGGCCGCCGCCGCTCGCCAGGTCACCGAGGCCCGGCCGGAGGCGTACCTGGACGAGCAGCAGAGGCAGCGCCCCCAGCAGAACCAGCAGCAGAGGCAGCGTCCCCCGCAGCAGAGGCAGGCTCCTGCCCAGCGGGGCGAGCGGCCGAAGCTGACCGGCGACCAGGCTGTCGAGCTGATTCGAAGGGCGCTCGCCGACGAGAGCAACCCGGAGGCCGAGCTGCAGGGCGTCCGGGAGACGTGGGGCATCGTCACCCTGCAGCAGATCCCAACCCGCACGCAGCAGTGGGGCGAGATGAGCGCGGACGACCTGATCACCCGCTCCCTCGCGTACGCCAAGGGTCGCGCCGAGTGGAAGCGGCAGCAGAGTGCCGATGGGCAGGCGGAGCAGACCTCGGCCCCGGCGGCGCCCCCGCCTGGCGCGGCCGCGGCGGACGGGGCCCGGGAGCACCAGGTCCACGAGGAGTCGGAGCCGCCGGCCGACGACGACGCGCCCCCGCCGCCGGACCCGCAGGCAGAGGAGCCGCCGCTGGACGAGTCCCCGGAGGACACCAGCGCGGCCGAGGAGCCCCAGGACGTTCCCGCCGCCCGGCCTCCGGCTGTACCCCGCGCGCCCCGCAGGCCCCGGAACGAGGCCATCGCGCTCCGGGCGCTGAACGCCGAGGCGGACGTCCAGGCCCGGATCAAGATGATGACTGTGGGTGAACACCTCGAGCCGATCTCCGAGGCGGGCGACCCGCCCATGACCGTGCTCCGGGACTACCTCCAACAGCACCGGCCCGCGATCATCGCTCAGCTCGAGCAAGAGGGACACACGGAGCTCGCCGCCTACTACCGGAACGCCCCGACCGTCGACCCACAAATTCAGGAGAAGTTCGCCCCGTACTTCGCGGGCGCGCCCGCCGGGCAGTGA
- a CDS encoding DNA-binding protein — translation MARGGSNVLLSFETIAERMEVTKRTVLDNYRNWDIPVVRVSDRILRVRERDFEAWIEARME, via the coding sequence ATGGCTCGCGGTGGCTCCAACGTATTGCTGAGTTTCGAGACGATTGCCGAGCGAATGGAAGTCACAAAGCGCACGGTGCTCGACAACTACAGGAACTGGGATATCCCCGTCGTACGTGTCAGCGATCGCATTCTTCGTGTCCGGGAGCGCGATTTCGAGGCATGGATAGAAGCGCGCATGGAGTGA
- a CDS encoding pentapeptide repeat-containing protein, producing MKTHPDTPLGRIALAARPARPWLHIRASRWWRRVLLAAGARQAPWAGKNWRGADLRGADLAGVDLTDANLTRVFLSGADLTYAFLSGANLTHAEVRGANLSHADVREANLTDADLTDADLRSANLRGANLPRAFLRGANLRRANLADVDLAGANLIDAKLRGANLRGANLTRANLDGANLNGANLIRVDLRGAFLRGANLPRAFLSGADLTRADLDGADLDGADLTDTYLTGAKLTGANLRGADVSGANLADVNLADADFVDLTWSEQTIWPDTLAVQMRARSVPLGSGKWRVQGAGNSGADLEAPPLPMR from the coding sequence GTGAAGACGCACCCTGACACCCCGCTCGGCCGCATCGCGCTGGCCGCCCGCCCCGCCCGGCCGTGGCTGCACATCCGCGCCTCCCGCTGGTGGCGCCGTGTCCTGCTCGCCGCCGGCGCGCGGCAAGCGCCGTGGGCGGGGAAGAACTGGCGCGGCGCAGACCTGCGCGGCGCGGACCTGGCCGGCGTGGACCTGACCGACGCGAACTTGACCCGCGTGTTCCTGAGCGGCGCGGACCTGACCTACGCGTTCCTGAGCGGCGCGAACCTGACCCACGCGGAAGTGCGCGGCGCGAACCTGAGCCACGCGGACGTGCGCGAAGCGAACCTGACCGACGCGGACCTGACCGATGCGGACCTGCGCAGCGCGAACCTGCGTGGCGCGAACCTGCCCCGTGCGTTCCTGCGTGGCGCGAACCTGCGCCGTGCGAACCTGGCCGACGTGGACCTGGCCGGCGCGAACCTGATCGACGCGAAGCTGCGCGGCGCGAACCTGCGCGGCGCGAACCTGACCCGCGCGAACCTGGACGGCGCGAACCTGAACGGCGCGAACCTGATCCGCGTGGACCTGCGCGGCGCGTTCCTGCGTGGCGCGAACCTGCCCCGTGCGTTCCTGAGCGGCGCGGACCTGACCCGCGCGGACCTGGACGGCGCGGACCTGGACGGCGCGGACCTGACCGACACGTACTTGACTGGCGCGAAACTGACCGGCGCGAACCTGCGCGGCGCGGACGTGAGCGGCGCGAACCTGGCCGACGTGAACCTGGCCGACGCGGACTTTGTGGATTTGACTTGGTCAGAGCAGACAATTTGGCCCGATACGCTTGCCGTGCAGATGCGGGCGCGCTCTGTACCGCTCGGGAGCGGCAAGTGGCGTGTGCAAGGGGCTGGCAACAGCGGAGCCGACCTGGAAGCACCGCCTCTGCCCATGCGTTGA